A portion of the Marinobacter alexandrii genome contains these proteins:
- a CDS encoding CHAT domain-containing tetratricopeptide repeat protein, translating into MKYLQSALVVLMLFCATIANAQYQKYIDKADDEYESGDYSSARKLIEKKVKNKSTKSLGYKNPFNAIALIKEAKINVGLGELVSVMKPLEEGIAMSEEVNGAQSAEHAFILMEASDVLISYGNFLLASDYIEKANGSFESAGALIEDITAKLDVQRAQVLSGKGFYSDAIKLVDSQTDYYLKRALSGEGDKKQQQERKEEFAKMMIVKANSLRHMGDYQSADSAFITNLQWVDDNLKKSHLLWSENAFLNAKLLEENGLAVDAQAKLYEDAYVWAIRKYDLSHNTVMRMQSNLMRAYYRNGQNARLKITQADFKKSLKEFKKTSIFNLAEDKMDLTFDLDDQDIKKLENKINDMLTSPTIPEFHRERVELLELAKKVALYSGNHKNTESYDTEILRIKEFLLGTDAPEYHLTKVKLANYYVDFTDKFAEAKNIFDESFHGIVEPEITKGHVDYQDIMNHLAKFYQETDNYAKASEILDEALLAARVKYDNQDIEYGKELENIAGLQISIGEYDKATKNLEDAIEIMEGSKTDEAKSYLASAFITKAKLLSIKGEYDQAEDHIYDSEDLRKAGALTTDVAGLSYRDDLGGLYTNIGRYSDATNLLTKSLKEKNDQFGASSRHLNQTLVLNARLNLIKGDYTEAEQQARKANTIATSTFGDTSSKIVPSMLQLADVYTTIGDYEKAETLLKNAIKIQQDKFGPEHVDVGKSTSKLALVYFYQDKPLTQIQSLFQEAERIIGKKLGSTNPTYAEILKNMAVANISASNYSLAFSYLNQAEVIWKAKIGKRNNINAATALVLKGDIYYKQKKYSEAEDYYEDAQKQYERVFNNTHPEYVKVQSKLSKTYFMQARFKDSQDEMEEVLANYKNFIQEYFPALSEREKAKFWNTIKGDYEFYNTLIISRNRNAKYIGELYNNALLTKALLLNSSIKIRQRIMGSNDEELISMYTKWVEDKELLTAALSMSVQDLSENGIDPNVLAGNVELLEKNISLKSELFSQSADSRQITWTNVQSALGENEVAVEMVRFRVFDHVFTDSVMYALLYIKGDKRSEPKMILLDNGKDLENKYLKTYRNSIKYKIDDKYSYEQFWEPIEREVGAVSTLYLSPDGVYNQINLEAIPTPDGKYVLDNSNILLISNTKDLFMNKIKTKVVAEEQHAMMFGNPEFYVQTQPGKPLASSGLTRSTAEVVSSLPGTKKEIDELDDLLDRKGWSTDKFTESDASEASIKLVTNPRVFHVATHGFFKETPKASELDQEYNETAAYDNPLLKTGLLLAGAGDILNQTQFNYNVDNGILTAYEAMNLHLDQTDLVVLSACETGLGEVQAGEGVYGLQRAFLVAGARTIVMSLFKVSDDATQQLMIKFYRKWIETGNKRQAFIDAKKEIRNEYRDPIYWGPFVMIGLD; encoded by the coding sequence ATGAAATACTTACAATCCGCCCTTGTTGTATTGATGCTATTTTGTGCCACCATCGCAAATGCTCAGTATCAAAAGTACATTGATAAAGCAGACGATGAATATGAATCTGGAGACTACTCATCTGCCAGAAAACTGATAGAGAAAAAAGTAAAAAACAAGTCGACTAAAAGTCTGGGCTACAAAAATCCTTTTAATGCCATAGCGCTTATAAAGGAAGCTAAGATAAATGTTGGTTTAGGAGAGCTCGTAAGCGTTATGAAGCCTCTAGAAGAAGGAATCGCTATGAGTGAGGAAGTTAATGGTGCTCAGAGCGCAGAACATGCTTTCATTCTTATGGAAGCCTCCGATGTACTTATATCGTATGGTAATTTCCTATTAGCCAGTGATTACATTGAAAAAGCAAATGGCTCATTTGAATCCGCAGGAGCACTTATTGAAGACATTACTGCCAAACTTGATGTACAAAGAGCCCAAGTTCTTTCAGGTAAAGGATTTTACAGTGATGCAATAAAACTGGTAGATAGTCAGACTGATTATTATCTGAAAAGAGCTCTATCAGGAGAGGGAGATAAAAAACAACAGCAAGAACGCAAGGAAGAATTCGCTAAGATGATGATCGTAAAGGCTAATTCCCTTCGACATATGGGAGATTATCAATCTGCAGATTCTGCTTTCATCACAAATCTTCAATGGGTAGATGACAATCTAAAGAAAAGCCATCTTTTATGGTCTGAGAATGCATTCTTGAATGCCAAACTCCTTGAAGAAAATGGCCTGGCTGTTGACGCGCAGGCTAAACTTTATGAAGACGCATATGTGTGGGCAATCAGAAAATATGATCTTTCTCATAACACGGTTATGAGAATGCAGTCAAATTTGATGAGAGCTTATTATAGAAATGGTCAGAATGCCAGGTTAAAAATCACTCAGGCAGATTTCAAGAAGTCTTTAAAAGAATTTAAAAAGACAAGTATTTTCAATCTTGCTGAAGATAAGATGGATCTCACTTTTGATCTGGATGATCAGGATATAAAGAAGCTTGAAAATAAAATCAACGATATGCTTACTAGTCCTACAATACCGGAGTTTCATCGTGAGCGAGTAGAGTTATTAGAGCTTGCTAAGAAAGTGGCACTGTATTCAGGAAATCACAAAAACACAGAATCCTACGATACTGAAATCTTAAGGATAAAAGAATTTTTACTAGGCACAGATGCTCCAGAATATCACTTAACAAAAGTCAAATTGGCTAATTACTATGTTGACTTCACCGATAAATTTGCTGAGGCAAAAAATATCTTTGATGAAAGTTTTCATGGAATAGTAGAACCTGAGATTACAAAAGGACATGTAGACTATCAGGACATCATGAACCATTTAGCCAAGTTCTATCAGGAAACGGATAACTACGCAAAAGCTTCTGAAATATTGGATGAAGCGCTCTTAGCTGCTAGAGTAAAATATGACAATCAGGATATTGAATATGGGAAAGAATTAGAGAATATTGCTGGACTGCAGATCAGTATAGGTGAGTATGATAAGGCCACTAAAAACCTAGAAGATGCCATTGAAATAATGGAAGGCTCAAAGACTGATGAAGCCAAAAGTTATTTGGCCTCTGCCTTTATCACAAAAGCTAAACTCTTATCTATTAAAGGGGAGTATGATCAAGCAGAGGATCACATATATGATTCAGAAGACTTACGCAAAGCAGGGGCTCTTACTACCGATGTGGCCGGATTAAGTTATCGAGATGATTTAGGAGGGCTGTACACGAATATTGGAAGATACTCTGATGCAACAAACCTTCTAACAAAATCTCTAAAAGAAAAGAACGATCAGTTTGGTGCCTCAAGTCGGCATTTAAATCAAACATTGGTACTAAATGCTCGACTTAACTTGATCAAGGGGGACTATACAGAAGCTGAGCAACAGGCGAGAAAAGCCAATACAATCGCGACAAGTACCTTCGGAGATACTTCATCCAAAATCGTACCTTCCATGTTGCAACTTGCGGATGTCTATACGACAATCGGTGATTATGAAAAAGCTGAGACCCTTCTAAAAAATGCAATTAAAATACAACAAGACAAGTTTGGCCCTGAGCATGTTGATGTAGGCAAGTCTACTTCAAAACTTGCATTAGTTTATTTCTATCAAGATAAACCATTGACTCAAATACAATCTCTTTTCCAAGAAGCCGAAAGAATAATCGGTAAGAAATTAGGTTCTACTAATCCAACCTATGCTGAAATTCTAAAAAACATGGCTGTAGCAAATATTTCAGCTAGTAACTACTCATTGGCGTTTAGCTATCTGAATCAAGCTGAAGTTATCTGGAAAGCTAAGATTGGTAAAAGAAATAATATCAACGCAGCTACTGCATTGGTACTGAAAGGTGACATCTACTACAAACAGAAGAAATATAGTGAGGCTGAAGATTATTATGAAGATGCTCAAAAGCAATATGAAAGGGTTTTCAATAACACCCACCCTGAATATGTGAAAGTGCAGTCAAAGCTGAGTAAGACGTACTTTATGCAAGCAAGATTCAAAGACTCTCAAGATGAAATGGAGGAAGTTCTTGCTAACTATAAAAACTTCATACAAGAATATTTTCCAGCTTTAAGTGAAAGAGAAAAAGCAAAGTTTTGGAATACGATAAAAGGTGACTATGAGTTTTACAACACTCTTATTATTAGTAGAAATAGAAATGCGAAGTATATAGGAGAGTTATATAACAACGCACTCCTCACCAAAGCACTTCTTCTAAATTCATCGATCAAGATTCGTCAAAGAATCATGGGCAGCAATGATGAAGAGCTAATCAGTATGTATACAAAGTGGGTCGAGGACAAAGAGCTTTTAACAGCTGCCCTATCCATGAGTGTACAAGATTTATCCGAAAATGGAATTGATCCGAATGTATTGGCTGGGAATGTAGAATTGCTTGAAAAGAATATCAGTTTAAAATCCGAGCTTTTCTCACAAAGTGCTGACAGCAGACAAATTACTTGGACAAATGTTCAGAGTGCTCTTGGCGAAAATGAAGTAGCTGTTGAGATGGTTCGTTTCAGAGTATTCGACCATGTATTCACAGATTCTGTGATGTATGCCTTGCTCTACATTAAAGGGGATAAAAGATCTGAACCCAAAATGATTCTCTTAGACAATGGAAAAGATTTAGAGAATAAGTATTTGAAAACTTACAGAAATAGTATCAAATATAAGATTGATGATAAATACTCTTATGAGCAATTCTGGGAACCAATAGAAAGGGAAGTTGGTGCCGTTTCAACCCTTTACCTATCTCCTGATGGAGTTTACAATCAGATAAACTTAGAAGCAATTCCTACTCCTGATGGAAAATATGTCCTGGACAATTCTAATATTCTTTTGATTAGTAACACCAAAGATCTTTTCATGAATAAGATCAAGACGAAAGTTGTAGCAGAAGAACAACATGCTATGATGTTTGGAAATCCTGAATTTTATGTTCAGACTCAACCAGGAAAGCCATTAGCGAGCTCGGGTTTGACAAGATCAACCGCAGAAGTTGTTTCTTCACTACCCGGAACTAAGAAAGAAATTGATGAATTGGATGACTTGTTGGATCGAAAAGGATGGAGCACTGATAAGTTCACAGAAAGTGATGCTAGCGAAGCATCTATTAAGCTAGTTACTAACCCTCGCGTATTCCATGTAGCGACTCACGGATTCTTTAAAGAAACACCAAAGGCTAGCGAATTGGATCAAGAATATAATGAGACAGCAGCCTATGACAATCCACTGCTCAAGACTGGTTTATTATTAGCTGGAGCCGGTGACATTCTCAATCAGACACAATTCAATTACAATGTTGACAATGGAATATTAACAGCATACGAAGCGATGAATTTACACCTTGATCAAACTGATTTGGTAGTACTTTCGGCCTGTGAAACAGGACTTGGAGAAGTACAGGCGGGTGAAGGTGTATATGGTTTACAAAGAGCATTCCTCGTAGCTGGGGCTCGTACTATCGTCATGTCTCTTTTTAAAGTAAGTGATGATGCCACACAGCAATTGATGATTAAATTTTATAGAAAGTGGATCGAGACCGGCAATAAACGACAAGCATTTATTGATGCCAAGAAAGAAATCAGAAATGAATATCGTGACCCTATATACTGGGGACCATTTGTAATGATAGGATTGGATTAA
- a CDS encoding methylmalonyl-CoA mutase family protein: MKELDLNVFPKIDRTGWENLAQKQLKGANPLHELSWKNDGGLDLERYYDESDLIELTYLSDFFTDLKPHRWKLYQRIASEDIKEANREALEALMGGCDGIIFDLTNSNKTDDLLKNIDEQICDLSFINNSLDSLPTKSVLFTDSNCIFEKKPHTSPITQLVELISSLESETFVHRKAFVDFFLEIASVRALRYLLNQKSMEVHIHTQIPKHESEEHQWFLNTTAGLASILGGSHSIDLTTHIGDSRISRNTGNLIREESGIKEYTDQCGGSYYIEVLTDKIIKEVVEKLK; encoded by the coding sequence TTGAAAGAATTAGATCTAAACGTTTTTCCCAAAATTGATAGGACAGGATGGGAAAATTTAGCACAGAAACAATTGAAGGGAGCTAATCCCCTTCATGAACTTTCATGGAAAAATGATGGTGGACTAGATTTGGAAAGATACTATGATGAGTCCGATCTGATAGAACTAACATATTTGAGTGATTTTTTTACAGATCTTAAACCACATCGATGGAAGCTTTATCAAAGAATTGCAAGTGAGGACATCAAAGAAGCAAACAGAGAGGCATTGGAGGCCTTAATGGGTGGATGCGATGGAATTATCTTCGATTTAACTAACTCAAACAAAACGGATGATCTTTTAAAAAACATTGATGAACAGATTTGTGACTTATCCTTTATAAACAATTCCTTAGATTCATTACCTACAAAGTCAGTTTTGTTTACTGACTCAAATTGCATTTTTGAAAAGAAACCACATACATCACCAATTACTCAATTGGTAGAGTTGATTTCTTCTCTGGAGTCTGAAACATTTGTTCACAGAAAAGCTTTTGTTGATTTCTTTCTTGAAATAGCTTCAGTTAGAGCATTGAGATATCTATTGAATCAAAAGTCAATGGAAGTTCATATTCATACTCAAATACCTAAGCATGAGTCAGAAGAGCATCAATGGTTCTTAAATACAACAGCCGGCCTAGCTAGTATATTGGGAGGCAGTCATTCGATAGATTTAACAACCCATATTGGAGATTCGAGAATCAGCAGAAATACAGGTAACTTAATTAGGGAAGAAAGTGGAATCAAAGAATATACAGATCAATGCGGTGGGTCATATTACATAGAAGTACTAACAGACAAGATAATTAAAGAAGTTGTTGAAAAGCTGAAGTAA
- the scpA gene encoding methylmalonyl-CoA mutase: MSDKKYIQEGFSAGTPPFLRGPYATMYTSRPWTIRQYAGFSTAEESNAFYRRNLAAGQKGLSVAFDLATHRGYDSDNARVTGDVGKAGVAIDSIEDMKILFDQIPLNQMSVSMTMNGAVIPIMAFYIVAAEEQGVSPEKLTGTIQNDILKEFMVRNTYIYPPAQSMRIIADIFKYTSQKMPKFNSISISGYHMHEAGATADLEMAFTLADGLEYVRTGIKAGIDIDSFAPRLSFFWGIGMNFFTEIAKMRAARVLWARIIKDFNPKSEKSMALRTHSQTSGYSLTAQDPYNNVARTTIEALAAALGHTQSLHTNALDEAIALPTDFSAKIARNTQIYLQKEIDITKVVDPMGGSKHVEKLTNDLIEKSWQIIQEVEEMGGMSKAIEEGYPKMKIEEAAAQKQARIDSGAESIIGVNKFITDEKTDIDILEVDNDQVRRKQIDRINQIKTERDESKVQRCLKDIEEASRGNGNLLELAIKAARARATLGEISLAMEKVFGRFQATNRTISGVYSSTIKGNEDFKKALQLSDKFEEFDGRRPRIMIAKMGQDGHDRGARVIATSFADLGFDVDIGPLFQTPEEVAKQAIENDVHIVGASSLAGGHKTLIPELIQQLNEQGRGDILVVAGGIIPENDHTELFSKGVADIFGPGTIISKAAIKILNRLMS, from the coding sequence ATGAGTGATAAGAAATACATACAAGAAGGGTTTTCTGCAGGAACTCCGCCATTTCTAAGAGGTCCATACGCTACTATGTACACTTCAAGACCTTGGACAATCAGACAATACGCAGGTTTTAGTACAGCTGAAGAATCAAATGCCTTCTATAGAAGAAATCTTGCTGCAGGTCAAAAAGGTCTTTCTGTTGCTTTTGATCTGGCAACTCATAGAGGATATGATAGTGATAATGCCAGAGTCACGGGCGATGTTGGTAAAGCCGGGGTAGCCATCGATTCTATTGAAGACATGAAGATCCTTTTCGATCAGATCCCCCTGAATCAAATGTCAGTTTCAATGACGATGAATGGGGCTGTTATTCCAATTATGGCATTCTACATTGTCGCAGCTGAAGAGCAAGGGGTTTCACCAGAAAAACTTACAGGCACTATTCAAAATGATATATTGAAAGAGTTCATGGTGCGAAATACTTATATATATCCGCCTGCTCAATCGATGAGGATAATCGCTGACATCTTCAAATACACCTCTCAAAAAATGCCAAAGTTCAATTCCATAAGTATCAGTGGCTATCATATGCATGAAGCTGGTGCTACAGCTGATTTGGAAATGGCTTTCACATTAGCTGATGGATTAGAGTATGTAAGAACCGGCATCAAAGCTGGAATAGACATTGACTCATTCGCTCCCCGCCTTTCCTTTTTCTGGGGTATTGGGATGAATTTTTTCACAGAAATTGCCAAAATGCGCGCCGCACGAGTTTTATGGGCTAGAATCATCAAAGATTTCAATCCTAAAAGTGAGAAATCTATGGCTCTAAGGACACATAGTCAAACGTCCGGTTATAGTCTCACTGCCCAAGATCCATATAATAATGTAGCAAGAACAACTATTGAAGCACTTGCTGCAGCTCTAGGTCATACACAGTCTCTCCACACAAACGCTTTAGATGAGGCGATTGCCCTACCTACTGACTTCTCCGCTAAGATTGCTCGAAACACTCAGATTTATCTTCAAAAAGAGATCGATATTACAAAGGTTGTTGATCCAATGGGCGGTTCCAAACATGTAGAGAAGCTAACGAATGATTTAATAGAAAAAAGTTGGCAAATCATTCAGGAGGTAGAGGAAATGGGTGGTATGTCTAAAGCCATAGAGGAAGGCTATCCTAAAATGAAAATTGAGGAAGCTGCAGCCCAAAAACAAGCACGAATAGATTCTGGAGCTGAATCAATCATTGGAGTGAATAAGTTTATTACGGATGAAAAAACAGATATTGATATTCTAGAAGTTGATAATGATCAGGTGAGACGAAAACAAATAGATCGAATCAATCAAATCAAAACTGAAAGAGATGAGTCTAAAGTCCAACGGTGCTTAAAGGATATTGAAGAGGCCTCTAGAGGAAATGGCAACTTACTTGAGTTGGCAATCAAAGCTGCCAGAGCACGAGCAACTCTTGGGGAAATATCTTTAGCAATGGAAAAAGTTTTTGGTAGATTTCAGGCCACAAATAGGACAATTTCGGGCGTGTATTCATCTACAATTAAAGGCAATGAAGATTTTAAGAAAGCTCTCCAGCTTTCAGATAAATTTGAAGAATTTGATGGAAGGCGTCCACGCATCATGATCGCAAAAATGGGGCAAGACGGCCATGACAGAGGAGCAAGAGTGATTGCAACTTCATTTGCTGATCTGGGATTTGATGTGGACATTGGACCTCTTTTTCAAACCCCTGAAGAAGTAGCTAAACAAGCCATCGAAAATGATGTTCATATTGTGGGTGCATCTTCATTAGCGGGAGGTCACAAAACACTTATTCCCGAGCTTATTCAACAGTTAAATGAACAAGGACGGGGTGATATTCTCGTTGTTGCCGGAGGAATTATTCCTGAAAATGATCATACAGAACTCTTCTCCAAGGGCGTAGCAGACATTTTTGGACCTGGAACAATCATCTCTAAAGCAGCAATAAAAATTCTTAATAGGTTGATGAGCTAA